GCACCCTCGCCCGGCGCGCTCGCGGCCGTGAGTCGCCCGCCGTGGCCCTGAACCACGACGTCATAGCTGAGGCTAAGCCCGAGGCCGGTCCCCTCGCCCGGTGGCTTGGTCGTGTAGAACGGCTCGAACACCCTCGCGCGGACGGCTTCCGGCATCCCCGGGCCGTCGTCGGCCACCTGGACCTCGACGCCGCCCTCAGCCCGGCGCGTCGACACGGTCACGGACCCGACCGCCTGGTCGCGGACAGCGTCGAGCGCGTTGTCGATCAGGTTGACGACGACCCGGCCGATCTCCTGCGGGTCGGCCTCGACGGCGCCGACGCCACCGCCGAGGTCGAGTGCCAGGACCGCCTCGCTCTCCGGGTGCCGCGCGTGCTCAGCGTGGAGAGCGTGGGCCGCGTGCTCCTCGACGAGGGCGTTGACGTCGACCCGGCGGCGCTCCCCGCTCCCGCCCCGGGCGTGGGCCATCATGGCCCGGACGATGGCGTCGGCCCGGCGGCCGTGGTGGCCGACCTTCTCGACGTTGGCCCGGAGGTCGGCCCGGAGCGCCGCCCGCTCGTCGGGGTCGGGCTCCGCGTCGAGGTCGTCGAGCAGCTCCTCCGAGAGCCCGGCGAAGTTCGTCACGAAGTTGAGCGGGTTCTTGATCTCGTGGGCAATCCCGGCCGTGAGCGCGCCGAGGCTCGCCATCTTCTCCTGCTGCACGAGCCGCGCCTGCGCCGCCCGGAGCTCGGCCAGCGACGCCTCCAGCTCGGCCGTCCGCGCCGCCACCTCGCGCTCGAGCACGTGGGTCCGCCGCGTGAGCGCCTCGACGAGCGTCTCGCCCTCCTCCATCACGGCGTCGGCGATGGAGAAGTGGAAGTGGGCGAGGAGCCACCGGCCCGAGCCCCGGTCTAGGACCATCGAGACGCGGGGGTCGACGGCGTACGTCTCGTCGCCGACAGCGACCGTCGACTGGACCTGGCCCTCGACGACGGCGAGGTCCGGCCGAAGCAGGCGGACGTCGAGCCACTCCATCCGGTAGTTCGGCTCGTGGGCGTCCCAGTCCGCCGCCGCCTTCTCCTCGATGAACATGTCCCGGACGGCCTCCCGGGTCGTGTACCGGTCGCCGGGGCCCGTGCCGAGCCCGGTGAAGTCGTCGGCGACGAGGGCGTAGGCCGCGTCGGCGCCCGACGTGCCCGGGGTCATCCACGTCTCGAAGAACGCGCGGACGACCTCGGCGACCTCGGCGTGGACAGGCTCCTGGGCCATGGGGACGGGCGTGGGGCGTGGCTGGATGGTACCGCCCCGGGTGGGACCGGCGCCCAGAGCCGCTGGCACGTCCCTCGCGCTCACCGCGCTGTGACCCGCACCACCTCCCCGTCTCGGGCCTCGAGGTCCGTCGCATCACGTAGGACCAGGAGCGCCCCGCTCGGGAGCTGGGCCACGTCCCGGATCCGACCCGCCGCCTCGAGCAGGATGGCGGTCCGGTCGGTGGCGGGGTCGTAGGCGACGAGCCGGCGCTGGGCCAGCGCCCCCCAAGCGAACGCCCCGTCCCACGCCGGGAACGCGCTCCCCGCCAGCCGGACGAGCCCCGACGGGGCCATGTTGAACTCGGACCCCCACGCCTTGACCGGGAGCACCGTCGCCTCGGCCGCCTCCGCCTCGGTCATCTCGCCGACGGGCGTCCCGTCGTAGTTCAGGCCGTACGAGAACAGGGGCCACCCGTAGTTCCCGCCCCGCTCGATCACGTTGAGCTCGTCCCCGCCGAGCGGGCCGTGCTCGTTGGAGTACACGACGCCGCCCTCGACCAGCAGGCCCTGCGTGTCGCGGTGCCCGTAGCTCCAGACGCTCGTGGGCTCCGTAGCGCCGTCGAACACGGGGTTGTCGGGGGGCACCGAGCCGTCCGCACGGAGCCGGTGGATCTTGCCGCTGTGGTTGGCGAGGACCTGGGCTCCCGGATCGGGGAGCGGGTACCCTGCCATCCCCTGCGTCACGAGGAAGTGGCCGTCGTCCAGCCACGCGATCCGGGAGCCGATGGAGAACGCGTTGGAGTGGAAGACGACCTCGAAGTCCCGGACGGTCCGGTCGGAGAAGTCGAACCGGCCGACGGCCATCCGGTAGTCCGACCCGACGTAGGCGAGGTAGACGAGGCCGTTCGTCTCGAACTGGGGGTGGAGGCTGACGTCGTTGTACCCGCCGATGTAGAGCGGGGGGACGGGGAGGATCTGGCCCGTCGGCAGCCCCTCGAGCGTGCGCACCTCGCCGTCCCGGACGTGGACGAGCTGGCCGAACCGCTCGGAGACGAGGAGCTCGTCTTCGCCGAGGACCTCGACGGCCCACGGGATCCGGAACCCGGAGGCGACAACCTGGAGCGTCGCCTCGAGCGGGGCGTGCTCGACGCCGTCGGGGAGCGGGGCGCCGTCGGTGCCGGGGATCGCGCCGCTGCCGGGGGCCTGCGCGGCGCCGGGGGCCGCGGCGAGCGCGAGGGACACGAGGAGCAGACCGAGGCGGGCGGGCATGGGCACCAAAGCGAGACCCCTCTTGGGACGGGACGGCGGGCGCCGAGTTGCGCGCTCGACCGTCCACGGGCCGCTCAGCTTGAAGCTGCGGCAGCCACTCTGAATGTCCCCGGTCCGGTGATAGTGAAAGTCAGCGATACGCACCGTTATCGACCGTGGACTCCGCCCGATCAGGACCGATGCCTCCCTCGCCATCGGCCGGTCGGCGGAGTCGAGGTGTCGGACCGTCGCGGTTGTTCCACCCTCGTTCCACCCATTGTCACAAACCCCGGTATCCCACAACAGGATACCGGGCTTCGGAGTGGGCCCTGTTGGATTTGAGGCACTGCGACCGAGTGCGATCCGGACTCGCAGGATAGGCCATATCGGCCACGAGAGCCCGTGGGCGATGATCCATGACAACCCGGTGTCGCACACCGCGCCGTAGAATGTTGTACCCATCGTTGTACCCCTGAGCCCGTGGCCGCCTCCGTCAAGCTCGTCCTCCGCACGCAGAAGACCCGCGCCGACGGGCTCGCGCCCGTCTATCTCCGGGCGACCGCGAACAGGAAGAGCCGGTTCACGTCGACCGGAATCTACGTCCGGCCCCGGGACTGGAACGACCGGCGCCAGGAGGTCCGGTCGTCGTGCGACCTCGCCGACGCCTACAACCGCCGGCTCGGCGAGCTCCTCAACGACGCCCGGTCCGCCGCGCTCGACGCCTCGTCGGCCGGGACCGTCGTGGCCGCGCTCACGGGACCGGCCGGGAGCGCGACGGGCTACTTCGAGCGCCACGTCGGGCGGCTCGACGAGGCCGGACGGTACTGGCAGCACAAGCACTTTGGGGTCACGCTAGGGCACCTCCGAGCCGCGCTCGGTCAGGACGTCCTCTGGGCCGAGCTCGACCGCGACGCGCTCGGCCGGTTCGAGGCCCACCTCCGGGTCCGGGCGAAGAACGCGCCGAACACGATCCGGAACCACATGAAGCGGCTCCGTCGGGTCGTCCGGGAGGCGATCCGCGAGGGCGAGCTCGAGGCGGGGCAGGACCCGTTCCTGACGTACACTCCCCCGCGCGCCGCCCCCGTCCACCGCCGGAAGCTGACCATGCCCGAGATCCGAGCGCTGGCCGACGCCGAGCTCCCCGAGGGCTCGACGGAGGCGCTCGCCCGCGACGTCTTTCTCTTCTCGTTCTACGGGGCCGGCGTCCGGGCTTCGGACCTCGCCGCGCTCCGGGCGACGGACGTCCGCGGCGGACGACTCCGATACCGGATGATGAAGACGGGCGAGACCGTCACGGTCGGTCTCCCGCCCGAGGGCCGGGCGATCGCCGAACGGTATGCCGAGACGGCCGCCGACCGGGGTGGCCTCCTCTTCCCGCTCATCACGGCGGCC
This sequence is a window from Rubrivirga marina. Protein-coding genes within it:
- a CDS encoding PQQ-dependent sugar dehydrogenase, which translates into the protein MPARLGLLLVSLALAAAPGAAQAPGSGAIPGTDGAPLPDGVEHAPLEATLQVVASGFRIPWAVEVLGEDELLVSERFGQLVHVRDGEVRTLEGLPTGQILPVPPLYIGGYNDVSLHPQFETNGLVYLAYVGSDYRMAVGRFDFSDRTVRDFEVVFHSNAFSIGSRIAWLDDGHFLVTQGMAGYPLPDPGAQVLANHSGKIHRLRADGSVPPDNPVFDGATEPTSVWSYGHRDTQGLLVEGGVVYSNEHGPLGGDELNVIERGGNYGWPLFSYGLNYDGTPVGEMTEAEAAEATVLPVKAWGSEFNMAPSGLVRLAGSAFPAWDGAFAWGALAQRRLVAYDPATDRTAILLEAAGRIRDVAQLPSGALLVLRDATDLEARDGEVVRVTAR
- a CDS encoding sensor histidine kinase; amino-acid sequence: MAQEPVHAEVAEVVRAFFETWMTPGTSGADAAYALVADDFTGLGTGPGDRYTTREAVRDMFIEEKAAADWDAHEPNYRMEWLDVRLLRPDLAVVEGQVQSTVAVGDETYAVDPRVSMVLDRGSGRWLLAHFHFSIADAVMEEGETLVEALTRRTHVLEREVAARTAELEASLAELRAAQARLVQQEKMASLGALTAGIAHEIKNPLNFVTNFAGLSEELLDDLDAEPDPDERAALRADLRANVEKVGHHGRRADAIVRAMMAHARGGSGERRRVDVNALVEEHAAHALHAEHARHPESEAVLALDLGGGVGAVEADPQEIGRVVVNLIDNALDAVRDQAVGSVTVSTRRAEGGVEVQVADDGPGMPEAVRARVFEPFYTTKPPGEGTGLGLSLSYDVVVQGHGGRLTAASAPGEGAMFTVWLPARMA
- a CDS encoding site-specific integrase, yielding MAASVKLVLRTQKTRADGLAPVYLRATANRKSRFTSTGIYVRPRDWNDRRQEVRSSCDLADAYNRRLGELLNDARSAALDASSAGTVVAALTGPAGSATGYFERHVGRLDEAGRYWQHKHFGVTLGHLRAALGQDVLWAELDRDALGRFEAHLRVRAKNAPNTIRNHMKRLRRVVREAIREGELEAGQDPFLTYTPPRAAPVHRRKLTMPEIRALADAELPEGSTEALARDVFLFSFYGAGVRASDLAALRATDVRGGRLRYRMMKTGETVTVGLPPEGRAIAERYAETAADRGGLLFPLITAADTRDPVRLRRSANRANSRINAALKRAASGVEVDDTGLTMHVARHSFADLARRRGGSLFDVSRALGHSSLSTTQAYLASLDQEAADRLAGIMWTDG